From a region of the Coffea arabica cultivar ET-39 chromosome 3e, Coffea Arabica ET-39 HiFi, whole genome shotgun sequence genome:
- the LOC113736533 gene encoding uncharacterized protein — MLLRTSWAPVRQTWTLFSDISNREFNIRNNTKIDRDGLGHLTAKLSSILSSVSCNSTSPNISSLSEFKLKSGRKVFSRALSDSSLEGLASNSHELEELFFSRMSSDGCSSEQHSLMLHTEPSFCIYNKDDGEEEVIGNEDLAAKMLAARDGIADLGSPKFSFGKNAMASIEEDADEEEGKEETLGEFKDLGIEGEAISSPWPLAGGRGGNDDGVDGGTLDSGSPRFDENGDVEEHYKRMIKEDPSNPLFLRNYAQFLKSKGELSGAEECYFHATLADPKDGEIMLQYAKLVWELHNDKDKALKYFKKAACAAPEDSHVLAAYASFLWELDEDEDEVESSSSNEQRQVEEFGGQMDQCHSEFAEDQRPASPPLHLATGLGIDMAGFGGTMGYADCMKVDFSDSINVEEYYRRMIEENPSNPLFLRNYAQYLCETQGDLQAAEEYYLRAMHLDPSDGEITLQYAKVIWELRQDRHEALPFFKQAVQAAPQNSDVLAAYASFLWETEEDEEEDLGLRENDHVAVPHGTVICILTEKRK, encoded by the exons ATGCTATTAAGAACCTCATGGGCTCCTGTTAGGCAGACTTGGACCCTCTTCTCAGATATCTCCAATAGAGAATTTAACATAAGAAACAATACTAAGATAGACCGTGATGGTCTTGGTCACCTAACAGCAAAACTCTCATCCATCTTGAGCTCAGTTTCTTGCAACTCAACTTCACCCAATATTTCAAGTTTGTCTGAATTCAAATTAAAATCTGGGCGAAAAGTCTTTAGCAGAGCTCTATCTGACAGTAGTTTAGAAGGGTTGGCCTCAAATTCACATGAACTTGAAGAATTGTTCTTTTCAAGAATGTCGAGCGACGGGTGTTCAAGTGAGCAGCACAGTCTAATGTTGCACACAGAACCGTCTTTTTGTATATATAATAAGGACGATGGGGAGGAAGAAGTGATTGGAAATGAGGATTTGGCGGCAAAAATGTTGGCAGCGAGAGATGGGATTGCGGATTTGGGAAGTCCTAAATTCAGCTTTGGAAAGAATGCAATGGCCTCGATTGAGGAAGATGCAGATGAGGAAGAAGGAAAGGAAGAGACACTGGGTGAGTTTAAAGATTTGGGGATTGAAGGTGAAGCTATTAGTAGTCCGTGGCCTCTTGCTGGAGGACGTGGAGGTAATGATGATGGTGTTGATGGTGGTACTCTGGACTCTGGATCACCAAGATTTGATGAGAATGGTGATGTCGAGGAGCATTACAAGAGGATGATCAAAGAGGATCCTTCCAACCCTTTGTTCTTGAGGAACTATGCTCAATTTCTTAAG TCCAAGGGGGAACTTTCTGGAGCTGAGGAATGTTACTTTCATGCTACACTTGCCGATCCTAAAGATGGGGAAATCATGCTTCAGTATGCTAAACTGGTGTGGGAGCTCCATAATGACAAAGACAAAGCCTTAAAGTACTTTAAAAAGGCAGCTTGTGCAGCTCCTGAAGATAG CCATGTGCTGGCAGCATATGCCAGTTTCCTGTGGGAAttagatgaagatgaagatgaagtgGAAAGCAGCTCATCAAATGAGCAGAGACAG GTTGAAGAATTTGGTGGTCAAATGGATCAATGTCACTCAGAATTTGCTGAAGACCAAAGACCAGCTAGCCCCCCATTACATCTTGCAACAGGGCTTGGAATTGACATGGCTGGTTTTGGCGGTACCATGGGGTATGCTGATTGTATGAAAGTAGACTTCAGTGACAGTATTAACGTCGAAGAGTACTATAGGAGGATGATTGAAGAGAACCCTTCCAACCCTTTGTTTCTGAGGAATTATGCACAGTACCTTTGTGAG ACCCAGGGAGACCTTCAAGCAGCTGAAGAATACTACTTGCGCGCAATGCATTTAGATCCTAGTGATGGAGAAATAACATTACAGTATGCTAAGGTAATATGGGAACTTCGTCAAGACAGACATGAAGCATTACCCTTCTTCAAGCAAGCAGTTCAAGCTGCACCACAGAACAG CGATGTGCTTGCAGCATATGCCAGTTTTCTCTGGGAAACAGAAGAGGATGAAGAGGAGGATTTGGGGTTGCGGGAGAACGACCATGTGGCAGTACCCCATGGAACAG TCATCTGCATCTTAacagaaaagagaaaataa